The following proteins come from a genomic window of Natronosalvus vescus:
- a CDS encoding bacterio-opsin activator domain-containing protein encodes MSVILEFTVDNEQFLLGRVLSGAPPMQIQLERIVPTGDTVIPFLWATGDDFETFERTVFDHPHVEDFVAIDNVENSTLYRGVWVDNHDNLIQGIGDVDGTILEGRSADGQWEFHLRLLDHDKLSQFYNYCSDHGISIHIVRTFTLTERTESVKQFDLSEEQREALILGLREGYFDTPSRVDLDELADELGISQQALSNRIRRGTQSVLTEALLSSPDTD; translated from the coding sequence ATGAGTGTTATCCTCGAGTTCACCGTCGACAACGAGCAGTTCTTACTTGGACGGGTACTGTCCGGCGCACCGCCGATGCAAATCCAGCTCGAACGTATCGTCCCGACAGGCGACACTGTTATACCCTTCCTGTGGGCGACCGGAGACGACTTCGAGACCTTCGAGCGAACGGTGTTTGATCACCCACACGTTGAAGATTTCGTCGCCATCGACAACGTAGAGAACAGCACCCTCTATCGTGGCGTGTGGGTCGACAACCACGACAATCTAATCCAGGGAATTGGGGACGTTGACGGCACGATTCTCGAGGGGCGGAGTGCCGATGGGCAGTGGGAGTTCCACCTTCGATTGCTCGACCACGATAAACTCTCGCAGTTCTACAACTATTGTTCTGACCACGGGATCAGTATCCACATTGTTCGGACATTTACACTAACTGAACGAACGGAGAGCGTCAAGCAGTTCGATCTCTCGGAAGAACAGCGGGAGGCGCTTATCCTGGGTCTTCGTGAAGGATATTTCGACACACCGAGCCGAGTCGATCTGGACGAACTCGCCGATGAACTCGGCATCTCCCAGCAGGCGCTCTCGAATCGAATCCGCCGGGGGACACAATCCGTTCTCACAGAAGCCCTTCTCTCGTCGCCAGACACCGACTGA
- a CDS encoding MBL fold metallo-hydrolase — translation MAITHNQLAFERLGHASVRIEAGDGTVVYIDPWSDVLQDDPTAADIVFVTHDDFDHYDPEAIAAVSTAETTVAVYEAVDSTTLEGDVVDLPQDGAVTVSGIDVRTVPAYNDPDGAHVDDDGNPFHAEGEVIGLLLTMGGTSVYFPSDTDFLPHHESVSADVFIPPIGGHYTMDRHEAAAFARAVEPELVLPVHYDTFDPIETDAEAFKTELEADGIAVELF, via the coding sequence ATGGCAATCACGCACAACCAACTCGCGTTCGAGCGACTCGGTCACGCCAGCGTTCGCATCGAAGCCGGGGACGGAACGGTCGTCTACATCGATCCCTGGTCGGACGTCCTTCAGGACGACCCGACGGCGGCGGACATCGTCTTCGTTACCCACGACGATTTCGATCACTACGACCCCGAAGCCATTGCGGCCGTCTCGACAGCAGAGACGACCGTCGCGGTATACGAGGCCGTTGATTCCACCACTCTCGAGGGTGACGTCGTCGATCTTCCCCAGGACGGAGCGGTGACCGTTTCGGGGATTGATGTCCGTACCGTGCCAGCCTACAACGACCCGGACGGAGCACACGTCGACGACGACGGAAATCCGTTCCACGCCGAGGGCGAAGTGATCGGCCTCCTTCTGACGATGGGCGGGACGTCCGTCTACTTCCCATCGGATACGGACTTTCTGCCCCATCACGAGTCCGTTTCAGCCGACGTGTTCATCCCGCCGATCGGCGGCCACTATACGATGGATCGCCACGAGGCAGCGGCCTTCGCCCGGGCTGTCGAACCGGAGTTAGTCCTGCCGGTTCACTACGATACGTTCGACCCGATCGAAACTGATGCCGAGGCGTTCAAAACGGAACTCGAGGCGGACGGAATAGCCGTCGAGTTGTTCTGA